The genomic segment ATCGGAAGTTGCGCCTATAAAATTCACTATCTCGCGGGCAAGCACCGGTGTATGATGAATTTCCATCATGCCTCCCTAAAGGCCGATATCCTTCATCTTTTCGGTGATACGTTCGTACGCACCGCGCTTCGCATCGATATACGCCTCCGGGTTCTTCTCATATTCGCGGTAATTCGCTATAGAGAAAAGCTCTATCCGGTAGATGGCGCCGAGGAACACCGCTTCCTTCTCTATCTCCGCATACGCTAACAGGTTCTGCGGGATATATAAGCGGCCTACTTTATCTTCTTCGGCTTCAACGGCGGGCGACACAAAGGTGCGTATGAAAATACGGTTTTCCGCGATCATAGGGTTCAACGTGGCTATCCTGGCCGAAATGATCTCCGTCCATTTCGCCTCCGGATATACCAGAAGCGAACGGTCAAGACCCTTCGTGACTATCCACGTCTTCTCTTTTTCGTCACGCATCTTCGACGGTACGGCTATCCGCCCTTTCTCGTCGATGGTATGCGTGTACTCCCCGATAAAAATTCTCATGCGTAGTCCGTTCTTTGAATGTTGCTCTCCCTCCCAGACATGTTGTCAAAGACCACTTTTTACCAAAATTCATTGCCAGTATAACACTTTCCCCCACTTTTGTCAATAGTAAATCGTATTTTTTGTATTCCCACCCACAGTCGTCATTCTGCCAACAGCAACCATGAAAAACATGAGTAACAACGAAAGTAACGAAA from the Spirochaetota bacterium genome contains:
- a CDS encoding division/cell wall cluster transcriptional repressor MraZ, with amino-acid sequence MRIFIGEYTHTIDEKGRIAVPSKMRDEKEKTWIVTKGLDRSLLVYPEAKWTEIISARIATLNPMIAENRIFIRTFVSPAVEAEEDKVGRLYIPQNLLAYAEIEKEAVFLGAIYRIELFSIANYREYEKNPEAYIDAKRGAYERITEKMKDIGL